Proteins encoded by one window of Crassostrea angulata isolate pt1a10 chromosome 9, ASM2561291v2, whole genome shotgun sequence:
- the LOC128163000 gene encoding calaxin-like, with protein sequence MSVIKRQDLAKCSEKLLKRKECKFEKQEIEKLITMFANITGGLNNKLDRTKFRDILHISFNMTDDILMDRVFRAFDQDSDNYLTHEEWVLGLSTFLKGAQDDKIKYCFIVYDLNGDGWISREEMFQLLKTSILKHSSEEDQDENIKELVELILKKMDHDHDSRLSMSDFKQAVEAEILLLEAFGPCLPSPKLRDAFLQELTQEQGKF encoded by the exons atgtcAGTCATTAAACGTCAAGATCTTGCAAAATGTTCAGAAAAGTTGTTGAAAAGGAAAGAATGCAAAT TCGAAAAACAAGAAATAGAGAAGCTGATTACAATGTTTGCCAACATCACTGGCGGTTTGAATAATAAGTTGGACCGTACAAAGTTTCGTGATATTCTACATATCAGCTTCAATATGACGGATGATATCCTCATGGATAGAG TTTTTAGGGCATTTGACCAGGATAGTGATAATTACCTGACCCATGAGGAATGGGTTCTTGGCCTGTCTACTTTCTTGAAGGGTGCCCAAGATGATAAGATCAAAT atTGTTTCATTGTCTATGATCTGAATGGAGATGGATGGATATCAAGAGAAGAAATGTTCCAACTTTTGAAAACCTCAATTCTAAAA CATTCCTCTGAAGAAGACCAGGATGAAAACATCAAGGAACTGGTGGAACTCATTCTGAAGAAGATG GACCATGACCATGATAGCAGGCTCAGCATGAGTGACTTCAAACAGGCCGTGGAGGCAGAAATCCTACTACTGGAGGCCTTTGGTCCATGTTTACCAAGTCCCAAG CTCAGAGACGCTTTCCTACAGGAGTTGACTCAAGAACAGGGAAAATTCTGA
- the LOC128162999 gene encoding glycylpeptide N-tetradecanoyltransferase 2-like, with protein MADVDSLHDLSSDQNEDQSAVDADVEEDEVSERGEDPSSSRKKHKKFQKKRRVKDIERSSGDSVTEDDEGKPDVVPVLPNNQEQHQSGMEADYESQDAGDRKTSPSGGAEGPLSSNAPETSMAGLQKIQKAVELLSMSQGAPKSMEEATKKRYRFWETQPVPEINEKIQDINQPIEEDKPPEEIRREPYSLPSGFVWDTLDLLDPLILKELYTLLNENYVEDDDNMFRFDYSPEFLQWALQPPGWRRDWHCGVRVAKSEKLVGFISAVPALIKMYDKKKHMVEINFLCVHKKLRSKRVAPVLIREITRRVHEQGLFQAVYTAGVVLPKPVACCRYWHRSLNPRKLIAVKFSHLTRNMTMQRTLKLFKLPDNTKTPGFRPFTPADVTESYNLLKTYLDRFDLSPTFTIEEFRHWFIPRQGIVDTYVVERNGTITDFVSFYTLPSTIMHHPQHKLLKAAYSFYNVSTVTPWVDLMQDALIVAKNMGFDVFNALDLMENKEFLEKLKFGIGDGNLQYYLYNWRCPQMNPHQVGLVLH; from the exons ATGGCGGACGTAGACTCGCTTCATGATTTAAGTTCAGATCAGAACGAAGATCAAAGCGCTGTGGACGCAGACGTGGAAGAGGATGAAGTTTCAGAGAGAGG GGAAGACCCATCATCGTCTAgaaaaaagcacaaaaaatttcagaaaaaacgTCGCGTCAAGGACATAGAGCGGTCAAGTGGCGACTCGGTGACGGAGGACGACGAAGGTAAACCGGACGTTGTTCCGGTGCTTCCAAACAACCAAGAGCAGCACCAGTCCGGGATGGAGGCGGACTACGAGAGCCAGGACGCCGGGGACAGGAAGACGAGCCCCTCCGGTGGGGCCGAGGGGCCGCTGTCCTCCAATGCTCCAGAG ACTTCCATGGCAGGTCTACAGAAAATTCAAAAAGCTGTCGAGTTATTATCCATGTCTCAGGGTGCTCCAAAGAGTATGGAGGAAGCTACAAAGAAACGCTACAGATTTTGGGAAACTCAGCCGGTGCCAGAAATCA ATGAGAAGATCCAAGATATTAACCAGCCTATTGAGGAGGACAAACCGCCCGAGGAGATTCGACGCGAGCCATACAGTCTGCCCTCGGGCTTCGTGTGGGACACCCTAGACCTGCTTGACCCACTCATT ttaaaaGAACTGTACACGCTTCTCAATGAGAACTACGTGGAAGACGATGATAACATGTTCCGATTCGACTACAGTCCAGAGTTTCTGCAATG GGCCCTCCAGCCCCCTGGATGGCGTCGAGACTGGCACTGTGGGGTAAGAGTCGCCAAGAGTGAGAAACTGGTGGGCTTCATCAGTGCTGTTCCCGCTCTCATCAAGATGTATGACAA GAAGAAGCACATGGTAGAAATCAATTTCCTCTGCGTCCACAAAAAGCTGCGATCAAAGCGAGTGGCCCCGGTGTTGATAAGGGAGATAACCAGGCGGGTCCATGAGCAGGGACTGTTCCAGGCGGTGTACACGGCCGGGGTGGTGCTTCCTAAACCAGTGGCCTGCTGCAG GTATTGGCACAGATCACTAAATCCCAGGAAGCTAATAGCTGTCAAATTCTCACATCTGACGCGAAACATGACGATGCAGCGAACCTTAAAACTATTTAAGCTACCTGAC AACACCAAGACCCCGGGATTTCGTCCGTTTACTCCTGCTGATGTTACTGAATcctataatttattaaaaacc TATTTAGACAGATTTGATTTGTCGCCCACTTTTACCATTGAAGAATTCCGGCACTGGTTTATACCTCGACAAGGAATCGTCGACACATACGTTGTAGAG aggAACGGTACGATCACGGACTTTGTGAGTTTCTACACCCTCCCCTCCACCATCATGCACCACCCCCAACACAAGCTCCTGAAGGCGGCGTACTCATTCTACAACGTCAGCACGGTCACACCCTGGGTCGACCTGATGCAGGATGCTCTGATTGTGGCCAAAAAC ATGGGTTTTGATGTGTTTAATGCATTGGACCTAATGGAGAACAAAGAATTCTTGGAGAAGCTGAAGTTTGGCATTGGCGAtgggaatctacagtattacCTGTACAACTGGCGGTGTCCTCAGATGAACCCCCACCAG GTTGGCTTGGTGCTTCACTGA